A single Clostridium sp. AN503 DNA region contains:
- a CDS encoding flavocytochrome c: MKKTTRKLVSAVLVSAMVLSLAACGSSTTDTTTAAETTAAETAAKAGMFTPGTYEAAAKGFGGDINVKVTVTADEITAVEIVGDSETAGLGSVAVEELGAKIVAAQTPNVDAITGATVSSDAVIAAVTEALTAAGADISVLDANRKDTGAAAAKTDETLECDIVIIGAGGAGMTAAINATQEGKKVILLEKMPYAGGNTTKATGGMNAAETHYQAEQGIEDSVEQFVEDTMKGGKQVNNIDLVTEMADQSAASIDWLDSIGAPLPKVGFSGGATNARIHAPEDGSGVGEYLVNAFTKKMDELGINVMYNTKATEIIMEDGKAAGVKAEGETANYTIQAEAVILATGGFGANEDMYTQYRPDLKGTVTTNAPGATGDGIVMAEAVGADLVDIEQIQLHPTVEQTTSIMITESVRGNGAILVNSEGRRFINEMETRDVVSAAELEQEGQYAYIIFDQKLRDGLKAIEKYVTAEITVEADTIEELAEKIELDPATLKETLDNWNAMVAAKDDTEFGRNTAMDNDLTTAPYYAIKIAPGIHHTMGGVKIDTSAEVIDKEGNVIPGLFAAGEVTGGIHGANRIGGNAVCDIVVFGKIASDSAVKYCNGETIEEVEEETEAAA; the protein is encoded by the coding sequence ATGAAGAAAACAACCAGGAAACTGGTATCTGCAGTTCTTGTGTCCGCGATGGTGCTGTCATTGGCAGCCTGCGGAAGCAGCACGACAGATACGACGACCGCGGCAGAAACCACTGCAGCAGAGACAGCGGCAAAAGCAGGTATGTTTACCCCGGGAACCTATGAGGCAGCAGCAAAGGGATTTGGCGGAGATATTAACGTAAAGGTGACGGTAACTGCAGATGAGATCACTGCGGTGGAGATTGTCGGCGATTCCGAGACAGCAGGCTTGGGAAGTGTTGCAGTGGAGGAGCTGGGAGCCAAGATTGTGGCAGCACAGACGCCGAATGTGGATGCCATCACAGGCGCTACAGTATCCAGCGATGCTGTTATTGCAGCAGTAACCGAGGCTTTGACAGCGGCAGGCGCAGATATTAGCGTGCTGGATGCGAACAGAAAGGATACGGGAGCCGCGGCAGCAAAGACAGATGAAACGCTGGAGTGCGATATTGTTATCATCGGCGCAGGCGGCGCAGGTATGACGGCGGCCATCAACGCGACCCAGGAGGGCAAAAAGGTTATCCTTCTGGAGAAGATGCCGTATGCAGGCGGCAACACCACGAAGGCGACCGGCGGTATGAATGCGGCTGAGACTCACTATCAGGCAGAGCAGGGGATTGAGGATTCTGTAGAACAGTTCGTTGAGGATACGATGAAGGGCGGCAAGCAGGTCAACAATATTGATTTGGTTACCGAGATGGCAGATCAGTCTGCGGCAAGTATCGACTGGCTGGATTCCATCGGAGCTCCCCTTCCTAAGGTAGGCTTCTCCGGCGGTGCAACCAATGCACGAATCCATGCCCCGGAAGATGGTTCCGGCGTTGGAGAATATCTGGTTAATGCGTTTACCAAGAAGATGGACGAGCTTGGGATCAACGTTATGTACAACACCAAAGCTACTGAGATTATCATGGAAGACGGCAAGGCAGCCGGTGTAAAGGCAGAGGGTGAAACTGCAAATTATACGATTCAGGCAGAGGCTGTTATCCTGGCGACCGGAGGTTTCGGCGCCAATGAGGATATGTATACCCAGTACCGTCCTGACCTCAAGGGAACTGTTACGACAAACGCACCGGGAGCAACCGGCGACGGTATTGTGATGGCAGAGGCAGTTGGCGCGGATCTGGTTGATATCGAGCAGATTCAGCTTCATCCGACCGTGGAGCAGACAACCAGCATTATGATTACCGAGAGTGTGCGCGGAAACGGCGCGATTCTGGTCAACAGCGAGGGCAGGCGTTTCATCAATGAGATGGAGACTCGTGATGTGGTATCTGCGGCAGAGCTTGAGCAGGAAGGCCAGTACGCATACATTATCTTTGACCAGAAGCTGCGCGATGGCTTGAAGGCAATTGAGAAGTATGTCACGGCAGAGATTACCGTGGAGGCGGATACGATTGAGGAGCTGGCAGAAAAGATTGAGCTCGACCCGGCGACCTTAAAGGAGACTCTGGATAACTGGAACGCAATGGTTGCAGCGAAGGATGATACCGAGTTTGGCAGAAATACCGCTATGGACAATGATCTGACCACGGCTCCGTACTATGCCATCAAGATTGCACCAGGCATCCATCATACGATGGGCGGTGTGAAGATTGATACCTCTGCAGAGGTTATCGACAAAGAAGGCAACGTGATTCCGGGCTTATTCGCAGCAGGCGAGGTGACGGGCGGAATCCACGGTGCGAACAGAATCGGCGGCAACGCAGTATGCGATATCGTTGTATTCGGCAAGATTGCCAGCGACAGTGCAGTGAAATACTGCAATGGCGAGACAATAGAGGAAGTGGAAGAAGAGACTGAGGCAGCAGCATAG